The Brevinematales bacterium genome contains the following window.
TTTATGACTGAAGAGAATATTAATTCTTTAAAGAAACTTTCAAAGAGTTTTAGTATCGATGAAAAACTAGAATTCTATAATAATAATTATCGAAACAATGCACTTCCGTGTATGTTATTTAATTTTATTTTACCATGTACCGGTTTGGGAAGCTTTATCTACGGAGATATTTTCGATGGTTTAATAACCTTAATAAGTTCAGGAGTGTTGGTTGGAGCAAACATAGGCAAAGAAAACTTTCTTCTTGTGATTTTTCCATTAATGATAATAGAAGGATATAGTCTTATTAGCCCCTGGATTGTACAAAGCAGACAAAACTCTTATTTACAAAAAGCCCTCGATTTAGATCCCAAGTTTATATCGGATAGTATCTTTCATATTGAAATATTAAAAATAGCATTTTAATATAAAGTAGTTAAGAACACACTATATATAATATTTTTATATAAATCAATCACCATTTTATTCACCCTTTGCCTTATGCGCCACTATAAATAAAATAGTACCATATAATTATAGTTTGTACTGATATAAGGCGCTTATGCTTTTTCCGGTTACCGAACTCCCGCATATGCTCGAGATGGTGGCGATCACTCCACGAAATTCAGGAATATATAGTCGATCGCGCCGGGGACTTTCACCTTTTTAACCTTCCCGCTCTGGAGATCCATCACCGCGATACAGACCGGGTTATCCACCCCTCTTGACATCCTCCCTCCCTTATGGTATAATAATACTAACTAGTACAATCATAGTTAGTACGAAAAGAGGCGCTTATGCTATTTCCCATGACAGGACTCCCGCATCTGTTCGAGATGGTCGCGATCACCTACACCGCGACACGCCGTCTGGTGAGCGACAGGCTCGCCCCGTACGGGATTACCTATCCCCAATGGGGCGCGCTCTACGGCCTTTACGGGCATGACGGCATGCGGCAGGTGGAGCTCGCCAAGCTGATCGGGATAGACACCACCAACGCGATGGTGATCTGCGACGGGCTCTCGAAAAAGGGGTGGATCGCGCGCGAAAACGACCCGTCCGACCGCCGCGCGAATATCCTGCGGATGACCGCGGAGGGGCGCGCGCTGATGGACAGAACCCTCGCGGTGGTCGCGGGCCTGTACTCGGACGCGGCGGGGGATATTTCCGAAACCGAAGCGGATATTGCGAGCGGCGTATTGGAACGATTCCTGAAGATGGTGAAGGAGAAATCGGATGAGTGATTTGAAAACGGATTGCCCGTGCCGTAAACGGAAGTGCGTCAACCGGGGAAATTGCGAACCCTGCCGCG
Protein-coding sequences here:
- a CDS encoding MarR family transcriptional regulator translates to MLFPMTGLPHLFEMVAITYTATRRLVSDRLAPYGITYPQWGALYGLYGHDGMRQVELAKLIGIDTTNAMVICDGLSKKGWIARENDPSDRRANILRMTAEGRALMDRTLAVVAGLYSDAAGDISETEADIASGVLERFLKMVKEKSDE